The sequence ACCGAACAGAATACTTTCAACTCACCTTCTAATTCCCCTTGAGTTGGTGAAAGTTGGTGTTGAAGCTGCTGCCATTCCGTCCAGCTTTGTTTAGCAAATTCCAAAAATTTTTCACCAGCTTCCGTTAAATGCACTTGGCGATTATCCCGTAGAAACAACGGCTGTCCCAACTCCTCCTCCATTCGCTGAATATGGCGAGTGAGTGTGGAAGCCGTCATATAGTTTTTCTCCGCACTACGAATAAAACTACGGGTTTGGGCGATGTCTAGGAAAAGTTTAAGGCTTTGGAATTCCATATTTTTAATCCACTAACCATTCCGGCTTTATTTGTTCAGGAGAAATTTCATTGATATTTTCCTTATAAAACAAAATATGGGTTTCTGATTTATTTAATGGTCTCCAATGAGTAAAATTTTCTATACCATCTCCATAAAGAGCAATTATTTTTTTATTCAGACCGGATGCAATATGCACCGTTGCTGTATCAGGTGAAATAATAACTTCTGCAGTCCTAATTAACTCAATAGTATTAAAAATAGTCTTTGTTGGTGGTACATAAACACCTTGATATTTTTTTGATATTGAGCTTAATTCCTCAAAAACATCGGGATAACTAAGTAATATAAGAGGTTTACTTGGTATAATTTTTTTTAGATATTCAATATATCTTATTATATTATCGTAACTAACCTTTCTTGAATTAGCGGCCCCAAAAAAATTAATTGCAATATAATTTTTAATTTCATTCTTATCCAAATATGTCATTATTTCATCTTGTGATGTTTTATCGAATGGTATGTCATAACTATCATCATCAACTTTAAACCCTACCATTTCTAGTGCGGTTTTATATATTTCAGAAAAATGCTGAGGAGTTTTAATATTTATATTAAAAAGCTGATAACTC comes from Mannheimia granulomatis and encodes:
- a CDS encoding glycosyltransferase family 9 protein; translated protein: MKIKLFLQKIRLFLGKYILDRKRECKSLVISPEKILFLRQDGKIGDYIVSSFVFRELKKQKNDLTIGIVCTKKDAYLYKKNPYIDHIYYVKKRNILDYIKCGIRLSKEKYDIVVDPTILIRNRDLLLLRLINAKYYIGYQKESYQLFNINIKTPQHFSEIYKTALEMVGFKVDDDSYDIPFDKTSQDEIMTYLDKNEIKNYIAINFFGAANSRKVSYDNIIRYIEYLKKIIPSKPLILLSYPDVFEELSSISKKYQGVYVPPTKTIFNTIELIRTAEVIISPDTATVHIASGLNKKIIALYGDGIENFTHWRPLNKSETHILFYKENINEISPEQIKPEWLVD